A genomic stretch from Nitrospirota bacterium includes:
- a CDS encoding flagellar motor protein MotB, translating into MRRKRKTEDHDNPDRWVVSYADFITLLFAFFTTLYAISHVDLGKLERFTGSMQSAFKTKQRNAIDTTVIDGIRPPVYADVRLEKELREEIGKSGIIEGVVVSRDDRGVIVSFEDALLFESNEAALKKSARPIIAIVAAAVRKAGRTVVIEGHTDNLPLRNSRYSSNMELSAARSASTFAALLSEDPGAQDRISTAGYGEYRPIASNATFEGRARNRRIDIIFVSRKDGT; encoded by the coding sequence ATGCGAAGAAAGCGCAAAACCGAAGACCATGACAATCCCGACCGTTGGGTCGTGTCCTACGCCGACTTCATCACGCTCCTGTTCGCCTTCTTCACGACGCTCTACGCGATCAGCCACGTCGATCTGGGCAAGCTGGAGCGGTTCACCGGCTCCATGCAGTCCGCGTTCAAGACGAAACAGCGCAACGCGATCGACACGACGGTGATCGATGGCATCAGGCCGCCGGTCTACGCCGATGTGCGGCTCGAAAAAGAGTTACGGGAGGAGATCGGGAAATCTGGTATAATAGAGGGCGTTGTCGTCAGCCGTGACGACCGCGGCGTCATCGTCTCGTTCGAGGACGCGCTGCTCTTCGAGAGCAACGAGGCGGCGCTCAAAAAATCGGCGCGGCCGATCATCGCGATCGTTGCCGCGGCCGTCAGGAAGGCGGGCCGGACGGTCGTCATCGAGGGGCATACGGACAACCTGCCGCTCCGGAACAGCCGTTACTCGTCGAACATGGAGCTGTCGGCCGCCCGCTCCGCAAGCACCTTCGCCGCCCTGCTGAGCGAAGACCCCGGCGCACAGGACCGGATTTCCACGGCGGGGTACGGCGAATACCGGCCAATCGCCTCAAACGCGACCTTCGAGGGCCGGGCGCGCAACAGGAGGATAGATATCATCTTTGTCTCCCGGAAGGACGGAACATAA
- a CDS encoding ATP-binding protein, which translates to MSPGRTEHKILVVEDRPEQRSRISAAFALHGKGLALQFSPSRAAAVEAVNRENIDVLFFGGDGAVPDFVRSVLADGQRNTVLIMITGTDDEAARLAAIQSGVDDCVPAGAEGIAGFPDAARRALARRDGERRRAEELDLVIRSQVQWMAILDAITDYIFVIDDQQRLLKVNSAFAAVLQMHPRDVVGKKCSDFFGTEILSECSTKDLEHDGKPRTYEKAIGEETYQISIFPLQEADRSLSIQVMKNITELRRLKDQLHHADKLASIGLLVSGVAHEINNPLTGTIAYTELLTMKVPDESIKRDLNKILESAERCKKIVDNLLTFSRQRTPAKSLESVNDIVDRAIELRGYWLRSSGIEVVKDYDALTTVFVDAQQLQQVILNILLNAEQAIVGAGRNRGRITFTTRYQRADRRIFIRIADNGPGIPQRIISRIFDPFFTTKPVGVGTGLGLSISHGIVSEHGGTIRAENLEEGGAAFIIELPTGAGTLQEGSEQRRSGPHK; encoded by the coding sequence TTGTCTCCCGGAAGGACGGAACATAAGATCCTCGTTGTCGAGGACCGGCCCGAACAGAGGTCCCGCATCAGCGCGGCCTTTGCCCTGCACGGGAAGGGCCTGGCACTGCAGTTCTCGCCGTCGCGGGCCGCGGCAGTGGAAGCCGTGAACCGGGAGAACATCGATGTCCTCTTCTTCGGCGGTGACGGGGCCGTGCCTGATTTTGTGAGGAGCGTCCTCGCGGACGGCCAGCGGAACACGGTCCTCATCATGATAACCGGCACGGATGATGAAGCGGCAAGGCTGGCGGCGATCCAGTCCGGCGTGGATGACTGCGTGCCCGCCGGCGCTGAGGGCATCGCCGGCTTCCCGGATGCCGCCCGGCGCGCCCTCGCGCGACGCGACGGGGAGCGGCGGCGCGCGGAGGAGCTGGACCTCGTAATCCGGAGCCAGGTCCAGTGGATGGCGATCCTCGATGCCATCACCGATTATATATTCGTCATCGACGACCAGCAGCGGCTGCTCAAGGTGAACAGCGCCTTCGCGGCGGTTCTTCAGATGCACCCCCGCGACGTGGTGGGGAAAAAGTGCTCTGATTTCTTCGGCACCGAGATCCTGAGCGAGTGCTCGACAAAGGACCTCGAGCACGACGGTAAACCGCGTACCTATGAAAAGGCCATCGGCGAAGAGACGTACCAGATCAGTATCTTCCCCCTCCAGGAGGCGGATCGCAGCCTGTCGATCCAGGTCATGAAGAACATCACCGAGCTCAGACGGCTCAAGGACCAGCTGCACCACGCGGACAAGCTTGCCTCCATTGGCCTGCTCGTTTCCGGCGTCGCTCATGAGATCAACAACCCCTTGACCGGCACCATCGCCTACACCGAGCTGCTCACGATGAAGGTGCCCGACGAGAGCATCAAGCGGGACCTGAACAAGATCCTCGAGAGCGCGGAGCGGTGCAAGAAGATCGTCGACAACCTCCTCACCTTCTCGCGCCAGCGAACACCGGCGAAGAGCCTCGAATCCGTCAACGACATCGTTGACCGGGCAATCGAACTGCGGGGTTACTGGCTCCGTTCGAGCGGCATCGAGGTCGTAAAGGACTACGACGCCCTTACCACGGTTTTCGTCGATGCGCAGCAGCTGCAGCAGGTCATCCTGAACATCCTGCTCAATGCGGAGCAGGCAATCGTCGGGGCCGGCCGGAACAGGGGCAGGATCACGTTCACTACGCGGTACCAGCGGGCGGACCGCAGGATTTTCATCCGCATCGCCGACAACGGGCCGGGGATCCCGCAGCGCATCATCTCCCGGATCTTCGATCCCTTTTTCACGACCAAACCCGTCGGCGTGGGGACCGGTCTGGGGCTGTCCATATCCCACGGCATCGTGAGCGAGCACGGAGGGACCATCCGTGCCGAAAATCTTGAAGAAGGA